Proteins from one Coffea arabica cultivar ET-39 chromosome 8c, Coffea Arabica ET-39 HiFi, whole genome shotgun sequence genomic window:
- the LOC113704427 gene encoding disease resistance protein RGA2-like, giving the protein MEVLLESLVKSLNSPIQEELGLLCGIETEIQKLSSLLSATKAVIEDAEQKQFTDKAIQLWLQKLNLIAYEVDDILDDYATEVSREPKCNNICCNVLDCLPATSNIWFRHRIGARMKKINGNFDAVAKQRTQLGLSDQKRGSYFTASRETGSVVKERDQVLGRDKAKDEIVKILVNQVRDNQNVSVLPIVGVGGLGKTTLAQLVFNDENLAEPFKPKLWAWVSDKFDVKSIIKALIESAKGTSIGDLPLDTLQRKLQELLRGKRYLIVLDDVWNENRKEWEDLKSVLECGSKGSSIVVTTRKQKVAEIMGTLKTHCLSSLSDDQCWSLFRLWAFDCQEKQEYPNLEAIGKDIVKKCGGVPLAAKTLGGFLRFKREEAEWNFVKCSELWNIPQDTTDILPALRLSYLNLPVELRGCFAYCAVFPKGSKIKKEEVIHLWMANGLISSNGTMEVEDVGAAAVTELHHRSLFQAIEKDEFGSALTFKMHDLVHDLARSVMEAKHGGTESNRTMIFGMPDDQLTVAFPITITGIDQFSSFLSKCGSLRALTVRSPWWRVNLTKFTELPPAISKLKHLRHLDLSSSLIVELPNSICDLWNLQILNLNGCRELRCLPKGMRFLRNLRHLCLQGCWHLKHIPSGIGKLTCLRTLSIVVLGGKRGFQLSELRDLNMLEGWLLIRHLERVKHKKHAEEACLIKKQGVRWLNLEWDSERMFQQYNDEEVLEALKPCPNLQSLHMIGFKGSSSFPSWISTVTNVHVYNGATEYIVGAQKSTTAAAATSPSLKTLQLWKMPNLKGMLGREVQGTASTPGVFSQLQSLSFGGCPTLTLPLPRMPSLKELRVNGCPNMAWASISNLTSLNSLKIEWIKGLSCFPEEMLQNLSLLESLEIRETKDLRALPRSLASLTALKELTIQNSPKLESLPEEGLRGLASLQELHIEDCSNLVSLSMGTKALRSLTRLRIQGSYATALPEEVKHLATLQVLELIDFPNLTSLPDWFGDHLTSLQDLTLSLCPKLETLPSSIQMMTTLQILTIDECDLLEPRCERGGVEWHKIKHIPDLLM; this is encoded by the coding sequence ATGGAAGTGTTGCTGGAAAGTCTGGTAAAATCTCTGAATTCTCCAATCCAGGAGGAGCTTGGATTGCTTTGTGGTATTGAAACAGagatacaaaagctttcaagcTTGCTATCAGCAACCAAAGCAGTGATTGAAGACGCGGAGCAGAAGCAGTTTACTGACAAGGCAATTCAACTTTGGCTGCAGAAGCTCAATCTTATTGCTTATGAAGTCGATGACATATTAGATGATTATGCAACCGAAGTCTCGAGAGAACCGAAGTGCAACAACATATGTTGCAATGTATTGGATTGTCTTCCAGCAACATCAAACATATGGTTTCGGCACAGGATTGGAGCAAGGATGAAGAAAATCAATGGAAATTTTGATGCAGTTGCTAAGCAGAGAACACAGCTTGGATTGAGTGATCAAAAGCGTGGGAGCTATTTCACTGCAAGCCGCGAGACTGGATCCGTGGTAAAGGAACGTGATCAAGTCCTAGGAAGGGACAAGGCGAAAGACGAGATTGTGAAAATATTGGTGAATCAAGTCAGAGATAATCAAAATGTATCAGTGCTCCCTATAGTGGGTGTTGGAGGCCTTGGAAAGACAACACTTGCCCAATTGGTGTTTAATGATGAGAACCTAGCCGAGCCTTTTAAGCCAAAACTATGGGCTTGGGTTTCAGACAAATTTGATGTGAAGAGCATTATAAAAGCCTTAATTGAGTCTGCAAAAGGGACTTCTATTGGAGACTTACCCTTGGATACTCTCCAAAGAAAGCTTCAAGAGTTATTGAGAGGGAAAAGATACTTGATTGTACTGGATGATGTCTGGAATGAGAATCGAAAGGAATGGGAGGATTTGAAATCCGTTCTGGAATGCGGCTCAAAAGGTAGTTCAATTGTCGTGACAACTCGCAAGCAAAAAGTTGCGGAAATAATGGGCACATTAAAGACGCATTGTCTATCGAGTTTGTCAGACGATCAGTGTTGGTCACTGTTCAGGCTATGGGCATTTGATTGTCAGGAGAAGCAAGAATATCCTAACCTTGAAGCTATTGGAAAAGATattgtgaaaaaatgtggtGGTGTTCCGCTGGCTGCAAAGACTCTCGGAGGCTTTCTACGATTCAAGAGAGAAGAAGCCGAATGGAACTTTGTGAAATGTAGTGAGCTTTGGAACATACCTCAAGATACAACAGATATCTTGCCCGCGTTGAGATTGAGCTACCTTAATCTTCCGGTAGAGTTGAGAGGTTGTTTTGCATATTGTGCAGTATTTCCCAAGGgatctaaaattaaaaaagaagagGTAATACATTTGTGGATGGCAAATGGATTGATTTCATCTAATGGAACGATGGAAGTGGAAGATGTTGGTGCTGCTGCGGTGACTGAACTACATCATAGATCACTGTTCCAAGCCATAGAGAAAGATGAATTTGGCAGTGCCCTCACTTTTAAGATGCATGACCTTGTCCATGATCTGGCTCGATCAGTAATGGAGGCTAAACACGGTGGAACAGAGTCAAACAGAACCATGATATTTGGTATGCCAGATGATCAGCTAACAGTGGCTTTTCCTATTACAATCACAGGCATTGACcagttttcttctttcttgtcaaAATGTGGTTCCCTGAGGGCGCTCACTGTAAGGTCACCGTGGTGGAGAGTAAACCTTACGAAGTTTACAGAGCTGCCACCTGCAATAAGCAAACTGAAACATTTAAGGCATCTAGATCTTTCAAGTTCTTTAATTGTTGAACTACCCAATTCAATTTGTGACTTGTGGAATTTGCAAATTTTAAACCTGAATGGTTGTCGCGAACTTCGGTGCCTGCCCAAAGGCATGAGATTCCTCAGAAATCTGCGACATCTTTGCCTACAGGGGTGCTGGCATTTGAAACACATACCAAGTGGAATTGGGAAGCTGACTTGCCTACGGACGTTGAGTATAGTCGTCCTGGGTGGCAAAAGAGGCTTCCAACTGAGTGAGTTGCGAGACTTAAATATGCTTGAAGGATGGCTATTAATTAGGCACCTTGAGAGGGTTAAACACAAAAAGCATGCAGAAGAAGCTTGCTTAATTAAAAAACAGGGAGTCCGCTGGTTGAATTTGGAATGGGATTCCGAAAGAATGTTTCAACAGTACAATGATGAGGAAGTGCTCGAAGCCCTCAAACCCTGCCCCAACCTTCAATCGCTGCACATGATAGGCTTCAAAGGTTCTTCATCATTTCCATCTTGGATTTCAACTGTAACAAATGTTCATGTGTACAACGGTGCAACGGAGTACATAGTTGGGGCCCAGAAGAGTACTACCGCTGCTGCTGCAACGTCCCCATCATTGAAAACACTGCAATTATGGAAGATGCCCAACCTAAAAGGAATGTTAGGAAGAGAGGTCCAAGGTACTGCTAGTACTCCAGGAGTATTCTCTCAACTTCAATCCTTGTCTTTTGGCGGTTGCCCAACGTTGACATTGCCATTGCCACGTATGCCTTCCCTGAAGGAGCTACGCGTCAACGGCTGCCCGAACATGGCATGGGCTTCAATCTCCAATCTCACTAGTCTTAATTCCCTTAAAATTGAGTGGATTAAAGGATTGAGTTGTTTTCCAGAAGAGATGCTGCAAAATCTTAGTCTTCTTGAATCCCTGGAAATTAGGGAGACGAAGGATCTGCGAGCCTTACCCAGAAGCTTGGCTAGCCTCACGGCTTTGAAGGAATTGACCATCCAGAACTCTCCCAAGCTGGAGTCTCTGCCAGAAGAAGGATTGCGAGGCCTTGCTTCTTTGCAGGAACTCCATATCGAAGACTGCTCTAATTTGGTGAGTCTCTCAATGGGGACTAAAGCCCTCAGATCCCTGACTCGTCTACGCATCCAGGGGTCATACGCGACAGCTCTGCCAGAGGAAGTCAAACATTTAGCCACGCTACAAGTACTGGAGCTGATTGATTTTCCCAATCTAACTTCATTGCCAGACTGGTTTGGAGACCACCTCACTTCTCTTCAGGACCTGACACTATCCCTTTGTCCGAAGCTTGAAACACTTCCATCCAGCATTCAAATGATGACGACACTCCAAATTTTGACTATAGATGAATGCGACCTACTGGAACCACGGTGTGAAAGGGGAGGAGTGGAATGGCACAAAATTAAGCACATCCCGGACCTACTTATGTGA